One Alnus glutinosa chromosome 13, dhAlnGlut1.1, whole genome shotgun sequence genomic window, TTTAAGATAAAGAAATTTGCTTGGATGAAAACGCTAAGCTAATGGCTCATAGTAGGAAGTTTGTTTTAGTTCGATTAATATTGGACAACTCTTAATCTATGATTGATGATACCGATGTTGAGTTTAAATTATACTTAGATTCTCATATTCATGTTTTTCCGCTTTCCACATTATTTCATTATGATGAGATGATAAGGGTAGTTCCGCTAGGAAATTACCTGTTAATTGTTTTGAAAGAACCTCCAGTAACTCTTCAAGTTAAGTAAAACTATTATCTAATTTTAAGAGCGTTACACATGTTATAATGTAAAACAACAGTTTGAATAATAACATATACATAACATATAACTAATGCATATATCACATAAACATTTGCTTATCACATTCCTTACGTGTTTTGTTAGGCGTATTCCCTCAGCCTAATCACTGGGTTTGCTAATGTTTTCTCCTGCTTTCTAGAATTGGGGTGCTAAGTGTATACCCCTTCCCCACTTAAGCGCAAGTGTTGCTagtattttctctctttctatcATCGGGGTGCTAAGGGTATAACTTCACTTAACCGCTAAGTTGTAAGGATTTTTCTTCGGTACCGCAAATGAGCCTAGTAAGCATGAAAATCAATGACcgaaagagagacaaaaaagaaaaaggagtccACAAGTAAAAATACCATGAGCATCAAAGCAATACATCACAGTCAAAATAAGGTATGAATGTCACCTCATTCTGCTAGTAATGGATACTCGCATAGTGTTTCAGTAGCCAACCCATCCCAAAGGTTCTGTGTTTATACTACATAGTCCTCCATATGTGGTCGAAATAAATGAGTGTGTAGCACTCCAGTCAAAAAGTACACAAGCATTGCTACCAAAATGCAGAATGATACTTCTCACCACTTTGGCTTCTTCTGCCTCAGTATCAGCCTCTCATGGGATCAGTGCATACACTTGTGCTTGGACATTTTGATTTATTAATGTAGCACCAATGAAAGGTGTAACACCCGAGAATtacaatcacataaaataatagaaaaacatAACCTAAATGCTTGAAGTATAGTATCATAATGTCTTTCAATATATAAGTTATATAATTAGATACTCTGGGAGTATATACAAGATCGATCGATCTGAATTTGATTAAGAGTAAAAACTAGACTGAGGAGAATATAGTGTTTAGGAACTTCGGTCACATGaaataatgataaaatattctCCAAATGCTTCAAGTAAAATACCAAAATGTTTTTATCTATGAATTATCTAGTTATCCTCAAAATCTCAGGGTACTTTCAATGACAACCCTGGATGCTCAAAAGACCAATGTTATCTCCTAGTCTCCTGATAACATCTCGAGCTATACATAATACCTTACATAAGAACCAAAAGACTATGATGAGGAAACACACTCACCTATTAAGACagtgaataaaataatatctaaaaattacaataataaaaaaataaaaacaaatagatATTAATAATGCATGACCATAGGGCGGCTCATTAGGTAGGTGAAAACCGACTGAACCAAAGGAATCCACCAAAACTGACGAggttttgggttgatttttctTAAGTTGTTTGGTTGGTCGGATTGGAAAGGGTTACATGGAATCAAAACACTGAAAAAATGGGTGGGCTCTTTAACAACTAATCAAAAATAGAAAGCGGTAATTGAAGCAAAAGGGGCACAGGAAGTGGCACGCACCTCGAAAGGTCTCCAAACCCTTCCCAAACCCCTCTAGAAAACAGCAACAACCACCAAAGGTTTTTGTGGGAGAGGCACTGGCATTCTGATAAAGAGCCAAAGAATAGGACCGGGGAACGAATTCTGATTTCACAAGTCTTCATAACAAGATTAAACGACAAAGTCAAGAGGAGActaaaacccacaaaaccaacAAGACAAAACAGTAAATACCGAAAAACAATGCAAACATTAGAAACACAACAAAACACCATAAAGGAATGGCATAGGCGGATGATGGCAACAGCATGGTGGGGCGTGGGGGCCAGACTAAGGCGCAGAGGAGGTAGACGGGGAGCAAAGCAGCCGAGTAAGATGGAGGTGAGGCGCATCAATAGATAGGACTGACAGAGGATGATAGATCGGACTCTGAAAACCAAATCTGAATAACTCACCAATACCGGGGCTGAAAGCAACATAGGGAGCCAGGAGGACGGAGAAAAGGCTAAGATTGGTGGTTTTGTGGAGGAAAGGAAGGCTGACGAGCTAAAGCTTCAGTATGAAACATAACGAAAAAACTATGGCAAAGAAACCGTGAAAACCagtagaaaaagaagagaatataaTGGAAGACGTGAGTTTGGTAGGGAAGAGACAAATCATATCTCCTCCGCCAGtgaactaaaaaccaaaaagcTAGAGCAGCAGGAAAAATTATTGATCTTTCTGTAGGCAACTTGGAAGTGAAGTAATTAGTGTTGAAATTTCGCTCCAAGTAGTCCCACGAACATTTGTTCCCGTTAAGATGAGTGTATTCTCAAGCCATTTCATGGATTGACAATTCCAAAGGCAACGCATCACAATTGAGAACAAACATTTCTACTCTTTTACGAGATTAGAGTCGAAGGAGAACCCATTTTTACTTCTACCTCAAAAGGGCAATTGTTGTGGATCAGTAACGTAACTATATATTACACAGCCtctatacataaaaataaaacaagggctgactatatatatatgttaatcacagagagagagagagaggtgttaGGCTAACTGAACCCATCAAAAGCTTCACCAAATGAGCTCATTTCCTGATCGTGAGCTCAGCCCTTAGATGGACAACCCCATTGATGAAATAAAGGCTGTCATCAGCCATGAATTCTGTCCAGGTCATTCCGAACAGATTTCGATACCCAACAGCCTTCCCTCCTGTGAAGGTATAATTTCCTTTGTACTTGCTCACAAACTCCTCAGTGGGCTTAGACCTTGCTGAAAACTCATAGTCAACGGCAAAACTGACTGATCTCTTCCCTTGCATCCCCAAAAATAGCCCAAAGCAGTGGAATGAGCTTTGTTGGTCCATGTTGCAGTGGGCTGACAAGATAAACCCCTGCCCGCGCAGGTAAAAAACATGCGAGCAAAGTCGACCAGCCGGAAACTGACGTGCACACTCCTCCCGCTTCAGGTCCAGGTACACAATACACTGTTGACAGGGTAGTTCGAATTCCAACACTTTGACTGGGCGAGATTTGTATACTCGTTCCACAAATCGGTGACAGGTGGCACTGGAGTCCTCTGCAGCAAGGGAGCGCTGCCGGTATGGTGCCTCAGCCTTGAACAAGAGAGCCCCGAGCACAACCTTTGAGGCCAGCTCAGTATCAAAATCATTGCAGATTAAAACCTTCTTTAGCTTTCGGCAGGTCATGTATGGAAATCGGATGAGGTGACAGAGGCGTGAGCCAAAGATCTCTTTTCGGTCCTCGAGTTTTGGGTAATGGATCCGAGCCCACTTCACCACAAAGTCGTAAATAGAATCCTCTGAACCCACCTGGAGATCATCACTGGACAACACTGCCTCTATACCAGCCAGGGGCAAGTTCAGCAGCTCATCCTGAATCCTGGCAAGCAATGCAGCAAATCAACATTTTTCTTATCATGTCTGTTGTTTTGAACCTTAAGTCAcaataattgaaatttgaacGTTACTATCTGGTTTAATCTAGCAAAAAAGCAGGAACTGCTTCACAAGGTTGATTACCCATCCTAATCATTTACAAAGTtggcaaagaagaaaaaacatatCATACGTCCACATTATACTAAGctcaaacaaaattttaccaTTTGAGAATATAAACTCCATGAATTAAGCAgtaattaagaaagaaaaaaaaaatgtgaaagagaGAAGACGCTCACTTAGTCATGTCTTTGAAGCGTGCGGCAAGAAACAGTTTTGCTGCATCTGTCAATGGCTGAACTGCATCAGCCATTAAAACAGTAGAAGGAAGATCTAAATAGAGCAATGCCGACTCGCAAGTCATTGGCAAGTTCTGCAATGATCTACTACAATATCTCATGCACGAGGCAACCTCAAATTTGTCAGCAGCCATAAGCACATCCAACAGAGCAGGAGGTGTCCTTGTTGGCAAAGTATTGCTGTACATAAAATTAAGAAGGTCCATAAGGGCCGCTTCTTCTGCTCCATCATAACAAGAAAGAAACAgtacttaattaatattgatCTTGTAAAATAGAGAAGCCAACAGAAACACACATACACAAAAGGATTAGAAGGGGGACATGGATTCCGGTGGTAATATTAAAACAAAGATGGGGAAGAAACAGAACACATaaaaaattctacaacttttatcttttatctttcttttttattctatttatttgaTGACTGAATGATAGAACTATTGTATTAGGCTGTAAAACCATGCTCTATAGATGAgctttcattgaatatatataggagtATTACAAGAGATAAACATATACAAGGACTCCTATACATAATTGATCTAGGACTTCTCTAGCTCTCAAATAACTAGAATACAATTTATCTTAGAACTATCTCTTCAGATTAGAACTCTATCTTCAGATTAGGACTCCGGATAGGATTAGACCTCTACTCAATAGTCTTTGGATTATGTAGTGCTGCACAAGACTCATAAGTGGATTTGGAGTCTTGAGTTGTAGTTGTTATTGGAGTTGTGTTAATACCCTCCTTCAAGATCAACGGGGGAGATCGCACGTTGAGCTTGTAACAAAAGTGAAGAAACTTGGCAGAAACTAGTGGCTTTGTAAGGAAATCTGCAATCTGATCCAAAGTAGGAACAAAACGAACAACTAAAGATTTATCAGCCACACGGTCACGGACAAAGTGGAAATAAATTTCCACATGTTTCGTGCAAGCATGAAAAACCGGATTAACCGACATGTAAGTGGctccaatattgtcacaccaaagAGTTGGTGGAGTTGAGTGAGTGATTCCAAGTTCTTTAAGAAGTGCGCGAATCCAAAGTCGTTCGGCTGTAGTGTTGGCAACGGCTTTATATTCGGCCTCAGTAGATGATCGTGAAACAGTCGGTTGTTTGCGGGAGctccaagaaattaaattgGAACCTAGATAAACACAATAGGCACCTGTAGAGCGACGATCATCGGGACATCCAGCCCAGTCCGCATCGGAATACGCTTGTAAAGTATTAGAAGAATTGTGATGAAAAAGGAGACCATGAGAAACCGTATGTTTCAAGTATCGAAGAATTCTTTTAACCGCTTGCCAATGAGGTTTGAGAGGCCGATGCATGAATTGGCACACACGGTTGACTGCATAACTAAGATCTggccgagtgagagagagatactgtAAGGATCCAACTGTACTACGGTAGAGTGATGGATCTTCCATTGGATCACCTGCAAAAGCCGAGAGAGCTGATGAAGAAGCCATTGGAGAGGTGATCGGTTTTGCTTCatgcatatttgttttcttcaagaGGTCCATGATATAACGATGTTGTGCTAGTAGAAGACCTGAATTGAGCTTGATCACCTCCACACcgagaaaataatgaagatcaCCCAAGTCTTTTACAGCAAAATCTGCACTAAGAAGCTGTAAAAGTTCGGTAATGGCTGCTGGATCTGACCCAgtgatgatgatatcatcaacgTAGATAAGAAGATACATAGTAAGAGTCTTGGTgcgataaataaaaagagaagtgtCAGCTTTAGAACCCACAAAACCAAGTTGAAGGAGCTTGTCACTAAGTCTTGAAAACCAGGCTCTTGGAGCCTGTTTGAAGCCATAGATTGCCTTTTGAAGCTTGCACACATGTTTAGGGAAGGTAGAGTGAACAAAACCTGGTGGTTGCACCATATAAACATCTTCCGAAAGGAGCccatggagaaaagcattcTGGATATCAATCTGTTTCATGGACCAGCCAGCAAAATAAGCAAAATATAGGACTGTCCGAATCGTTGTAGGCTTCACCACTGGGCTGTAGGTTTCTCCATAATCCACCCCGGCCTATTGATGAAAACCCTTTGCAACAAGACGAGCTTTATGTCTTTCAATAGAACCATCagcttttcttttaagtttaaaCACCCACTTGCATCCCACAATGTTTTGAGAAGGATGAGGAGGAACAAGTGACCAGGTCTGATTTTGAAGAAGTGCATTGAACTCGGTTTGCATAGCTTGTCGCCATTCTGGAATAGGGGCAGCATTGGAGTAGCAGGTTGGTTCAATATTGGCAGGAGAAGCTGCTGCCATGAAAGCATGAGGAGCTGGGTATCGAATTCTACCATCTGTGAGTTGTCGTGGCTGCACAATGTTGTTCATTGACCTAGTTCTCATAGAGTGTACTCGAGCAGGAGGCTGAtctgcagaggaagtagaacaAGGCATACTGGAAACTGCTGAAGAGGTATTGGAAATAGCAGGGGAGGATTGGgaggaagaagataaaatagaaGGAGAGTCCGGGGGACATATAGTGGTAGAAGGAGGAGAAAACAAGGATGGAGGAAGCACAACAGGAAGGGAGACACTGGAAGATTCAGGAAGAGGAAAGCCCTTGGAAAAGGGGAACCGGTTTTCATGAAAGATGACATCTCTAGAGATGTACATCCGGTCGGATTCTAGATGGAGGCATTTATAACCTTTGTGATGTTGACTATACCCGAGAAAAACGCACTCCTTTGAGCGAGGAGAAAATTTGTGAGAATTATAGGGACGAAGATTTGGATAGCAAGCACACCCGAAGATTTTGAGGAAAGTGTAGTCGGGTGTTGTATGaaaaagtttttcaaagggAGATTGATTTTGTAGCACTGGAGTTGGCATGCGATTTATGAGATAGCATGATGTAAGACAAGCTTCATCCCAGAATTTTTGAGGAAGATGACTGTCAGCGAGCAATGCCAAGGTGGTATCAATAAGATGCCTGTGTTTACGTTCAACacatccttgttgttgatgtgtatGAGGACAAGAGCATAATCGTCTTGGCCTTTGATATACGCAAGAATCTGAGTTCGCCAGGCCATGAAGTTACCTTTGGTAAGTTTGATGCTGAGGTTATGATTCATGTTTGGGACTGAAAAAATAACAGAGGGCTGGGCGGGTGGTGGGGGATGCGCTGCCGATGTGGCAGAGGATTCGGAGTCGGAAGCCATGGATCACGACGTTAGTCGGTgatatggctctgataccatgatagaactAATGTATTAGGCTGTAAAACCGTGCTCTATAGATGAgctttcattgaatatatataggagtATTACAAGAGATAAACATATACAAGGACTCCTATACATAATTGATCTAGGACTTCTCTAGCTCTCAAATAACTAGAATACAATTTATCTTAGAACTCTCTCTTCAGATTAGAACTCTATCTTCAGATTAGGACTCCGGATATGATTAGACCTCTACTCAATAGTCTTTGGATTATGTAGTGCCGCACAAGACTCATAAGTGGATTTGGAGTCTTGAGTTGTAGTTGTTATTGGAGTTGTGTTAATACTGAACTTCAACCATTTTCAAAGGAGAGTGACAGTTTGACAATTTTGATTTGAGACCAGATTTTGAACAAGTATCCAAGTAACAGAATTGGCTACTTGCTTTCCACTGTTCAGAATTGGTCAGCATTCATGATCCATAGGAGAGCGAATTTTCATGTCCATAACCTCGCTAAATGGGTCACTTCTGCTATGTTTTCTGAAAATATTCCCTTTTCCATTATGTCCCTCCTGGATCTTCCCCTGGATAGAGGGAAGGATCCACCCTTGTAGCTCTTGCTTGTCTCTtctcacttataaaaaaataaaatgtagccAAATAACAAATTAATGAAGATTGTGTGATTACCAGATGAATGGATTCGTAGAGTTACATGTTGCTGCTCTGACTCTCTCATGCCATTTGAAAACAACTACAAGAGGCATGAACGCAATAAGAATAAACTATCCAAGGAACAAAAGTTGCACAACCAGATTAAGACCCCACACCTTATAAAAGAATGGACTCTTTGCTGCTAAAATTGGAGAGCTTATGTGTAAGGTTTTGACACTAATAACTGTTGAGCAGTCCGTCTTCCACAATGAATCATTGTCAGGTGCAGCTTCATCACCTACAGAAGTTTCTAACAGAGTGAGAACATACCAATATCAGTCAATAGTTAATAAAATTACATTGCTGCACTTAACGCATATGTACCATCATACATACATGTAAATGGGTGCAAAAATGTAAATTTACATGCTTAACACGCATGTGGCATACAAGTAGTGGACAAAGCACAACTTCATATTCTCCATATATTAGGGCGAAACATCATTTCTAGATAAAGATAGATAATACCATAGAAAGAAGATTGCTATAACCAATACAAGATGATCATTATCAGTTTTCCATGTAAGACCAATAGGAGTCCTTCAAGCATAGATAGAGATATGcaaatcataaaagaaaa contains:
- the LOC133854163 gene encoding BTB/POZ domain-containing protein POB1-like isoform X3, with translation MRELSADLFDPRTIMDSDFSTVELACGSRSDSDFAFAFNSSNFSDRVLRIEKIHDLSETKSDGEGCTSIAVWARNRKRRREEIKKDTAVDFLVNFGEQILNCNLPDTEDGVSYGNEDEEDVAMIEELPSGDEAAPDNDSLWKTDCSTVISVKTLHISSPILAAKSPFFYKLFSNGMRESEQQHVTLRIHSSEEAALMDLLNFMYSNTLPTRTPPALLDVLMAADKFEVASCMRYCSRSLQNLPMTCESALLYLDLPSTVLMADAVQPLTDAAKLFLAARFKDMTKIQDELLNLPLAGIEAVLSSDDLQVGSEDSIYDFVVKWARIHYPKLEDRKEIFGSRLCHLIRFPYMTCRKLKKVLICNDFDTELASKVVLGALLFKAEAPYRQRSLAAEDSSATCHRFVERVYKSRPVKVLEFELPCQQCIVYLDLKREECARQFPAGRLCSHVFYLRGQGFILSAHCNMDQQSSFHCFGLFLGMQGKRSVSFAVDYEFSARSKPTEEFVSKYKGNYTFTGGKAVGYRNLFGMTWTEFMADDSLYFINGVVHLRAELTIRK
- the LOC133854163 gene encoding BTB/POZ domain-containing protein POB1-like isoform X1, whose amino-acid sequence is MRELSADLFDPRTIMDSDFSTVELACGSRSDSDFAFAFNSSNFSDRVLRIEKIHDLSETKSDGEGCTSIAVWARNRKRRREEIKKDTAVDFLVNFGEQILNCNLPDTEDGVSYGNEDEEDVAMIEELPSETSVGDEAAPDNDSLWKTDCSTVISVKTLHISSPILAAKSPFFYKLFSNGMRESEQQHVTLRIHSSEEAALMDLLNFMYSNTLPTRTPPALLDVLMAADKFEVASCMRYCSRSLQNLPMTCESALLYLDLPSTVLMADAVQPLTDAAKLFLAARFKDMTKIQDELLNLPLAGIEAVLSSDDLQVGSEDSIYDFVVKWARIHYPKLEDRKEIFGSRLCHLIRFPYMTCRKLKKVLICNDFDTELASKVVLGALLFKAEAPYRQRSLAAEDSSATCHRFVERVYKSRPVKVLEFELPCQQCIVYLDLKREECARQFPAGRLCSHVFYLRGQGFILSAHCNMDQQSSFHCFGLFLGMQGKRSVSFAVDYEFSARSKPTEEFVSKYKGNYTFTGGKAVGYRNLFGMTWTEFMADDSLYFINGVVHLRAELTIRK
- the LOC133854163 gene encoding BTB/POZ domain-containing protein POB1-like isoform X4, yielding MRELSADLFDPRTIMDSDFSTVELACGSRSDSDFAFAFNSSNFSDRVLRIEKIHDLSETKSDGEGCTSIAVWARNRKRRREEIKKDTVDFLVNFGEQILNCNLPDTEDGVSYGNEDEEDVAMIEELPSGDEAAPDNDSLWKTDCSTVISVKTLHISSPILAAKSPFFYKLFSNGMRESEQQHVTLRIHSSEEAALMDLLNFMYSNTLPTRTPPALLDVLMAADKFEVASCMRYCSRSLQNLPMTCESALLYLDLPSTVLMADAVQPLTDAAKLFLAARFKDMTKIQDELLNLPLAGIEAVLSSDDLQVGSEDSIYDFVVKWARIHYPKLEDRKEIFGSRLCHLIRFPYMTCRKLKKVLICNDFDTELASKVVLGALLFKAEAPYRQRSLAAEDSSATCHRFVERVYKSRPVKVLEFELPCQQCIVYLDLKREECARQFPAGRLCSHVFYLRGQGFILSAHCNMDQQSSFHCFGLFLGMQGKRSVSFAVDYEFSARSKPTEEFVSKYKGNYTFTGGKAVGYRNLFGMTWTEFMADDSLYFINGVVHLRAELTIRK
- the LOC133854163 gene encoding BTB/POZ domain-containing protein POB1-like isoform X2, encoding MRELSADLFDPRTIMDSDFSTVELACGSRSDSDFAFAFNSSNFSDRVLRIEKIHDLSETKSDGEGCTSIAVWARNRKRRREEIKKDTVDFLVNFGEQILNCNLPDTEDGVSYGNEDEEDVAMIEELPSETSVGDEAAPDNDSLWKTDCSTVISVKTLHISSPILAAKSPFFYKLFSNGMRESEQQHVTLRIHSSEEAALMDLLNFMYSNTLPTRTPPALLDVLMAADKFEVASCMRYCSRSLQNLPMTCESALLYLDLPSTVLMADAVQPLTDAAKLFLAARFKDMTKIQDELLNLPLAGIEAVLSSDDLQVGSEDSIYDFVVKWARIHYPKLEDRKEIFGSRLCHLIRFPYMTCRKLKKVLICNDFDTELASKVVLGALLFKAEAPYRQRSLAAEDSSATCHRFVERVYKSRPVKVLEFELPCQQCIVYLDLKREECARQFPAGRLCSHVFYLRGQGFILSAHCNMDQQSSFHCFGLFLGMQGKRSVSFAVDYEFSARSKPTEEFVSKYKGNYTFTGGKAVGYRNLFGMTWTEFMADDSLYFINGVVHLRAELTIRK